Proteins encoded together in one Bactrocera neohumeralis isolate Rockhampton chromosome 4, APGP_CSIRO_Bneo_wtdbg2-racon-allhic-juicebox.fasta_v2, whole genome shotgun sequence window:
- the LOC126755691 gene encoding uncharacterized protein LOC126755691, producing the protein MNFSKISSKVSNFLYTYFSVIPKVSIKKSAMTGNKSDEANSHAADSSDKPKSKATNPFFIFLHEFRQNLMKRGAYKHMTAKEIACAAGERWRQMSSDEKLNYVVWARKNQQQLDPRLRVSPGKTGQREVHSNRSESKTVRRRGSRQKKVTMQKRRPSYIK; encoded by the coding sequence atgaatttttctaaaattagtagcaaagtttcaaattttttgtacacatatttttcCGTTATTCCaaaagtttcaattaaaaaatccgCCATGACTGGAAATAAGAGCGATGAGGCAAACTCTCATGCTGCCGACAGTTCGGACAAGCCAAAATCCAAGGCCACCAATCCGTTCTTCATCTTCCTGCACGAGTTTCGGCAGAATCTAATGAAACGCGGCGCCTACAAGCACATGACAGCGAAGGAGATCGCCTGCGCGGCCGGCGAGCGCTGGCGTCAGATGTCGTCCGACGAGAAGCTCAACTATGTGGTGTGGGCCCGCAAGAATCAGCAACAATTGGATCCGCGTTTGCGCGTGTCACCGGGAAAGACCGGGCAGCGCGAAGTGCATAGCAACAGAAGTGAGAGCAAGACCGTGCGGCGCCGCGGATCTCGACAGAAAAAGGTCACTATGCAGAAACGTCGACCGAGTTATATTAAGTGA